In Lysobacter sp. FW306-1B-D06B, the sequence GCAAGCGGCGCGCCGCCACGCCCAGGCCAGGCAGCAGCAGTGCCAGCGCGAGGACGCTGGAGATCCACGGCTGCTTGATCATGTTGGCGATGATGCTGACCACCACGGCCAGGATCACGTTCACCAGCACGAACATCCAGTACTCCTTCCTGCGCGCCCGACCGTTGAAGTCGAAGTAGTGATTGCGCACGACCTTCAGGAACCATTCCATAAGCTTGCTGCCTCTGCGTTTGGGGAGCCCCGAGGCTAGAAGCGGCCGCTTGCACGGGACATCAGACGATTCGCAAAGCGGAAGGGACTTTTCCCGATTGACTATCGGCCCGGCATTGAGCCACCCGCCCCCTCCATGCATTGCAAGGCGCGGGGACCGTGCAAATCGCACGGCAATGACGGGCAGCCCGCTACGCTCGCCCGCACTGCTGTCCGATCCGCACGGAGGCCGCCCATGCGTGCGCTGCCGATCGCCCCGCTGTCGATGCGCCGCGCGCTGCTGATATCGGGGCTGGTGATGCTGGTGGCGGGATGCCGCACGGCGCCCCCGCACGAGGCCGCGGTGCCCGACGCCGGAACCGCGACCACCACGCCGCCCGCCGTCACGGTGACACGAGGCGAGTTCACCGTGCCCGCCGACAAGCTGGACGTGTGGAATGCGGTCGGCCAGATCGTCGTGAACATGCGCGGTGTCGAATACCTCGGGCGAGCGCAGATGCTCGACCTGTATTCGCTGCGCTACCGAGGCGTGGAGTTCCTGGTGCTGACCAAGGCGATGACCGCTGCGGAGACGGGCAATCGCACGCTCACGCGCGTCACCGCGACGACATCGGCGGGCAAGCGCATCGACAACGACGCGACGGCCGAGCTGCTCGGCATGCTGCAACGCGAACTGCCGGCGGAAGTCGAGCGCGTCCGCGCGCGCCAGGCGGTGCCGAAGAAGAAGGGGAAGAAACCGTGAAGCCCCGCTGCGTGCCGCGCGACAGAAAGCCGCGCGGCACCGGCATCGTCACGGCATCTGCGCGCCGCCCTGCCCCAACGCCGCGCGGATCTGCGCATCCACTGCGGCGATCGCGGTCATGTTCACCACGCGGCGCGGCGTCGAAGCCGGCGTGAGGATGTGCGCGGGCTTGTCCAGGCCCATGAGGATCGGGCCGATCGCCACGCCCTCGGTCATCACGCGCACCATGTTGTAGGTGATGTTGGCCGCATCGAGGTTGGGCATCACGAACAGGTTGGCGCGGCCCTTGAGCAGCGTGTTGGGGAAGATGCGGTGGCGCAGTTCTTCGTCCCACGCGGTGTCGGCCTGCATCTCGCCGTCGACTTCCAGCTTCGGGTAGCGCTGCTTGATGAGCTGGAACACCTTGCGCATCTTCGCCGCCGACGGGTTGTCGTGGCTGCCGTAGTTGCTGTGCGACAGCAGCGCGACCTTGGGCTCGATGCCGAACAGCTTC encodes:
- a CDS encoding DUF805 domain-containing protein, which translates into the protein MEWFLKVVRNHYFDFNGRARRKEYWMFVLVNVILAVVVSIIANMIKQPWISSVLALALLLPGLGVAARRLHDIGKSGWFILIALIPVVGLYLIYLLAQEGNRGPNAYGPDPKRA